AGTCGACCGGTTCGAATTCTTCGCGCCCGTCTACGTGGGGAACCTCGTGACCCTCCACGCCTCCCTGAACTACGTCGGGCGCACCTCGATGGAGGTGGGGGTCCGGGTCGAGGCGGAGGAGCTTCGCACCGGGAAGCGGACGCACACGAACACTTCCTACTTCGTGATGGTGGCGCTGGACGACGACGGCCGGCCGGTCGAGGTTCCCCCGTTGATCCTGGAGACGGACGAGGACCGGCGCCGGAACGCGGAGGCGCGGGAACGGGCGAAGGCCCGCAGAGACCGAAAGAAATCGTAACGCTTCGGGGGCCGCGATGTGCGAGAATACGCGCTGGCCCGATTCCCATAAATGGACGCGGAAAGACGGAGG
This DNA window, taken from Deltaproteobacteria bacterium, encodes the following:
- a CDS encoding acyl-CoA thioesterase translates to MPLKGKPVSASRIVLAQEMTPLDANPIGNVHGGNIMKLADSAAGVVSIRHSGRNCVTATVDRFEFFAPVYVGNLVTLHASLNYVGRTSMEVGVRVEAEELRTGKRTHTNTSYFVMVALDDDGRPVEVPPLILETDEDRRRNAEARERAKARRDRKKS